ACCAGAAGCCATTGCGATGGGTATGCTATTAGGACTATTGATCTCGATGTTATGTGAATCAGTATTATCTATTCTATATTTGGGCTGCCGTAAGGTATTGGCACCAAGATAAGCTCTTTTTTTACTCTTACTTAAGGAAATATTATGATCGCTAAAGGACAGTCTCTACCAAAAGCCACATTAAGCCAGCTTACCAAAGACGGTATGGTTAACCATGATGTGACTGAATTATTTGCTGGTAAAAAAGTAATATTATTTGCGGTACCAGGTGCATTTACGCCAACGTGCTCAGAAGCGCATTTACCTGGTTTTGTTGTACTAGCTGATGAGTTCAAAGCTAAAGGTGTTGACCTTATTGCTTGTGTTGCGGTTAACGATGCATTCGTTATGAAAGCATGGGGCGAAGTGCAAAATGCCTCTGAATTAATGATGCTAGCCGACGGCGATGCCAGCTTTACTAAAGCATTAGGTTTAGAGATGGATACTGCTGGTTTTGGTGGTGTGCGTTCACAACGTTATGCGATGGTTATCGACAATGGCGTAGTGACGTTATTAAATGTTGAAGCAGGCAAGTCATTTGAAGTGAGCACCGCAGAAGCAGTAATGGCTACACTGTAAGTCGCTATTCACAACTGATTGAATTTTAAATGGGTGCCCAATGTGGCGCCCATTTTTATGAGTGCGTTAACGTCGTTTAAATCAACTCTTATTGATTTTTATCGGTTAATGGCAACCACACTTGAGCTTTTAGGCCACCTTGAGGACGGTTAGACAGGTTTATTCTGCCATGATGACGGTCAACAATACGCTTAATAATCGCTAAGCCTAAACCCGAGCCCACACTGCCACGTGCTGAGTCGCCTTGAGTAAAGGGTTGAAACAGTGACTCGACTTTAGTTTCATCAATGCCAGGACCATTATCTTCCACGCTAAAACATACTGTATTACCTTGATGATATGAGCTTATTTTTATCCAGCCGTTGCCATAACGAAAAGCGTTTTCAACTAAATTGCTCAATACTCGTTTAATTGCCACGCTATTGATAGCGATTTCTGGGCAGTCGGCGAGCGATAATTCTATGGTTTCTTCGCGGTGCGACTCTTGCTGGCTAATTTCTTGAATTAGACGGTTAATTTGGTCTGG
This region of Shewanella livingstonensis genomic DNA includes:
- a CDS encoding peroxiredoxin, which translates into the protein MIAKGQSLPKATLSQLTKDGMVNHDVTELFAGKKVILFAVPGAFTPTCSEAHLPGFVVLADEFKAKGVDLIACVAVNDAFVMKAWGEVQNASELMMLADGDASFTKALGLEMDTAGFGGVRSQRYAMVIDNGVVTLLNVEAGKSFEVSTAEAVMATL